The Temnothorax longispinosus isolate EJ_2023e chromosome 7, Tlon_JGU_v1, whole genome shotgun sequence genome contains a region encoding:
- the LOC139816259 gene encoding mediator of RNA polymerase II transcription subunit 29-like produces the protein MNIPPIQQPGAMGVGQMGQPVNPQLPQNQQQAQQTQQQQVQQQQQQQQQQQQQQQQQTQDKLDNISKVKSLVGSLRESLAIALKTAAQTLIQNSLVDVGTMKGIEQPDHRFNKNMEEFYSICDQIELHLKTSVECLSQNSSSVRYLPMSVITTRTDTVSTQEGAALSYPQFLMTVRAQVAYAREIHDTLMSHARTISSGEQS, from the coding sequence ATGAACATTCCGCCGATCCAACAACCGGGGGCTATGGGGGTGGGACAAATGGGACAGCCGGTAAATCCTCAATTGCCCCAGAATCAACAGCAGGCGCAACAGACGCAGCAGCAACAGGttcagcagcaacagcaacaacagcagcagcaacaacaacagcaacagcagcagacGCAGGACAAGCTCGATAATATCTCCAAAGTAAAATCTCTGGTTGGATCATTGAGAGAGTCGTTGGCCATAGCTCTCAAAACCGCGGCGCAGACGTTGATTCAAAATAGCCTGGTCGACGTAGGGACTATGAAGGGTATAGAGCAGCCGGATCATCGATTCAACAAGAACATGGAGGAGTTCTACTCCATTTGCGATCAAATAGAGTTACACCTCAAGACCTCCGTGGAGTGTCTGTCCCAGAACTCCAGTTCGGTCCGGTACCTACCAATGTCCGTTATAACGACTCGCACCGACACGGTGAGCACGCAGGAGGGAGCGGCGTTATCCTACCCGCAGTTTCTGATGACGGTACGCGCGCAGGTTGCGTACGCTCGCGAGATTCACGACACGCTCATGTCTCACGCTCGCACGATATCGTCCGGGGAacaatcttaa
- the LOC139816239 gene encoding uncharacterized protein, which translates to MLPINAMAQKVVPGSESGSMKPLTGSGLSYVTLQPPSQPLSLVQDHRPSVYQTPPYIGSNMEKEPEAEKLIPNGVEITKTETEQDVPAVVKQNESNRNNNLSPETPAQEQPCEVQSEQVLTTLMEFPLNTPVCPPAQNKVEEKKIPVNNGSKESDGKTVNTSVHIKQSPHKPEETQVKNEVPKAKPTNQSLKVSSDNAAATVTSTHKPDAKVTTSPKTTKRKSRELKDLKAASAVVTDEASKPKRNRIQTQPYQSPLPEIALLVKNLSKTPGGSKAPDDKLIVFYKNEFLAVRNAEGSFYVCQAMQNIYKSSRRIRIRWLSQDKTNGEFYSPDFYDTIDFDCILTNLNLSKVDKHKFWLTRIELLRTENILKRAIDVEAGVSEKPRVTEEHPDGLDLSLYKDESQLKRRKGLHNEKPNRKKSKRVASSTDDDADEEETDRNRKASKVSRSKKRSVKALAIAKSVAKGSSRAERALNRSTKSGLDNDLVTTTVTAAAAAATTSIVTTATAATPVATTTTTAAASAPATAATTTTTTTTVSPATNVSAVADTKNNVETKKLDLKKNGKQQSNNGTRGVPRTKPGGSAQATQQSSKIAGRPKRVAATTGVVSTEEAPRKKPRGRA; encoded by the exons ATGCTCCCTATAAATGCCATGGCACAGAAAGTGGTACCAGGATCAGAGTCGGGATCGATGAAGCCCCTGACCGGCAGTGGACTGAGCTATGTCACGCTACAGCCGCCCAGTCAGCCCCTCAGTCTGGTGCAGGATCACAGACCCTCGGTATACCAGACCCCGCCATACATCGGAAGTAACATGGAGAAGGAACCGGAGGCCGAGAAGCTGATTCCGAACGGTGTCGAGATTACGAAAACCGAAACCGAGCAAGATGTGCCTGCTGTTGTTAAGCAAAATGAGTCCAACAGGAACAACAATCTAAGTCCTGAGACTCCTGCTCAAGAACAACCGTGCGAAGTGCAATCGGAACAGGTGCTAACAACTTTAATGGAGTTTCCCCTGAATACTC CGGTATGCCCCCCAGCACAAAATAAGGTTGAGGAAAAGAAGATTCCTGTAAATAATGGATCAAAGGAATCAGACGGCAAAACTGTCAATACTTctgtacatataaaacaatCTCCACATAAGCCAGAAGAAACACAAGTGAAGAACGAAGTTCCAAAGGCAAAACCCACAAATCAGAGTTTGAAAGTATCGAGCGATAATGCCGCTGCGACAGTAACTAGTACACATAAACCTGACGCGAAAGTCACTACCTCTCCCAAGACAACTAAACGAAAATCTAGAGAACTGAAAGATTTGAAGGCAGCATCCGCTGTAGTCACTGACGAAGCAAGTAAACCTAAGAGAAACCGGATTCAAACccagccctatcaaagtccaTTGCCGGAGATCGCTTTACTGGTCAAAAATCTCAGCAAAACTCCTGGTGGTTCTAAAGCTCCTGACGACAAACTCATCGTATTCTATAA AAACGAATTTTTGGCTGTGAGAAATGCAGAAGGAAGCTTTTATGTTTGTCAAGCGATGCAAAACATCTACAAATCGAGCAGACGCATCCGCATACGTTGGCTATCTCAAGATAAAACCAATGGTGAATTCTATTCACCTGATTTCTATGATACCATAG attttgaTTGTATATTAACAAATCTGAACCTAAGCAAGGTCGACAAACATAAATTCTGGTTAACCAGAATAGAACTGCTGCGTACAGAAAATATCTTGAAACGGGCTATCGATGTTGAGGCTGGGGTATCTGAAAAACCTCGAGTTACAGAAGAACATCCCGATGGAC TGGATCTGTCGCTTTATAAAGATGAGTCGCAGCtgaagagaagaaaaggcTTGCACAACGAGAAGCCGAATCGTAAAAAGTCTAAGCGTGTCGCGAGTTCTACGGATGATGACGCGGACGAGGAAGAAACAGATCGAAATCGAAAAGCATCCAAAGTGAGTCGCTCGAAGAAACGATCGGTCAAAGCATTGGCGATCGCTAAATCTGTCGCGAAAGGCAGCAGCAGAGCAGAGAGAGCGCTAAACAGAAGCACGAAATCTGGCTTGGACAACGATCTTGTTACTACTACTGttactgctgctgctgcagcTGCCACTACGTCTATCGTGACTACTGCTACGGCTGCTACACCAGTTGCCACCACTACTACTACTGCTGCTGCTAGTGCTCCTGCAACTGCTGCTACCACTACAACCACTACAACTACTGTCAGTCCCGCCACCAATGTTTCCGCCGTAGCGGATACCAAAAATAATGTAGAAACGAAGAAGTTGGATTTAAAGAAGAACGGCAAGCAGCAAAGTAATAATGGCACCAGAGGGGTTCCAAGAACAAAACCCGGAG GTTCTGCTCAAGCCACACAGCAATCGAGTAAAATAGCAGGACGTCCGAAGCGTGTGGCCGCTACCACCGGCGTTGTTTCGACTGAGGAAGCACCAAGGAAGAAACCACGCGGTCGGGCATAA
- the Nkd gene encoding uncharacterized protein Nkd isoform X1, whose protein sequence is MATGLVKWWRARFLAGYRPFSVVGTNTEGSDSEELLTGVPTACNVSSPPTTESQPILIPPVESPQVAPDSTSVPAGPTANDEQPTCGTTKQLSFEEFECDVSVADGDRRRQEFSFTLYDFDGHGKITKDDIAGLVTTIYDTLGASIQVPPCGSKTIKVKLTVSPDQRASSSSSQAPRNAAGTCLNATQTPQAATLPGHQPNPSSCCHLKHAAPCSHATAAATARHGASRVPRRRRVTRYRCQTERKEVETHSEDDDENARTNRVQQEELRRRVGPVPHLPSPYSNSSEGDVSDDSDTSPAFSPLTPLLTTNQRKRSGALQRQQLLEIIQANMEKNNLSFHTSRKRHQNEQSRIPSHSPHVENPNHNNQDCHTSLEPRQTAANYHKPIRESTHHSVSFPKTPVKSRSANLRKTRHATPRNNATHSSPQTYATYSQILNRNVIAPTTVYNDTPQHTPSSGNTHRNIVNLVPNNNQQTANHQTITNNHNNLQRNDAQFVNTQQCGRASKKHQLKHATREQDQARAMAQVVRWLEREFSQNAVTATSSRRHVHEHIHHHYHHYHAEALV, encoded by the exons ATGGCTACCGGATTGGTAAAGTGGTGGCGAGCAAGGTTCCTCGCTGGCTACAGACCCTTTTCTG TCGTAGGGACCAATACGGAGGGTAGCGATTCGGAGGAATTGCTCACGGGCGTCCCGACGGCCTGCAACGTTTCGTCACCACCGACGACGGAGTCGCAACCGATTTTAATTCCTCCCGTGGAGTCGCCGCAGGTTGCGCCCGATAGTACGAGCGTACCTGCAGGACCTACCGCTAACGATGAACAGCCTACTTGCGGTACAACGAAACAGCTTAGTTTCGag GAATTCGAGTGCGACGTGTCGGTCGCGGATGGTGACAGGAGGCGGCAGGAGTTCTCCTTCACTCTGTACGACTTCGACGGGCACGGGAAGATCACCAAGGACGACATAGCTGGTTTGGTGACCACCATTTACGACACGCTAGGCGCCTCGATCCAAGTACCGCCGTGCGGCAGTAAGACGATCAAGGTGAAGCTGACGGTGTCGCCGGATCAGCGggccagcagcagcagcagccagGCGCCGCGCAATGCCGCCGGCACCTGCCTAAATGCCACGCAAACGCCACAGGCCGCTACGCTGCCCGGTCACCAGCCCAACCCGTCGTCCTGCTGCCATTTGAAGCACGCCGCCCCGTGCAGCCACGCAACAGCGGCGGCCACCGCTCGGCATGGCGCGAGCAGAGTTCCTAGAAGGAGAAGAGTAACGCGGTATCGTTGTCAG ACCGAGCGAAAAGAAGTGGAGACCCACAGCGAGGACGACGATGAGAATGCCCGAACGAATCGAGTGCAGCAGGAGGAGCTTCGTAGGAGAGTCGGTCCGGTGCCCCATTTACCATCTCCCTATTCAAATAGCTCGGAGGGTGATGTGAGCGATGATAGTGACACTTCCCCCGCGTTCTCGCCATTAACGCCGCTTCTTACGACGAATCAGAGGAAACGCAGCGGCGCCCTACAAAGGCAACAATTGCTGGAGATTATTCAGGCCaacatggaaaaaaataatctcagTTTTCACACATCACG GAAACGGCACCAAAACGAACAATCGCGCATTCCATCTCATAGTCCCCACGTAGAAAACCCGAATCATAATAATCAGGATTGTCACACATCTCTGGAGCCTCGTCAAACGGCCGCGAACTATCACAAACCAATCCGGGAGAGTACTCATCATTCCGTGTCGTTTCCCAAAACGCCGGTCAAATCGCGGTCGGCGAATCTCAGAAAAACGCGGCACGCGACACCGAGAAACAACGCGACGCATTCCTCTCCTCAGACCTACGCGACGTATTCGCAGATACTGAATCGTAATGTGATCGCTCCGACAACGGTCTACAACGACACGCCGCAGCACACCCCTAGCAGCGGCAATACTCACCGCAACATCGTCAACCTCGTGCCCAACAATAATCAGCAAACGGCTAATCATCAGACGATTACCAATAATCACAACAACTTGCAGCGCAACGACGCGCAATTTGTGAATACGCAACAATGCGGCAGAGCGAGCAAGAAGCATCAGCTGAAGCACGCCACGCGGGAGCAAGATCAAGCCCGAGCGATGGCGCAAGTCGTGCGTTGGCTCGAACGTGAATTCTCGCAGAACGCGGTGACGGCCACGTCCAGCCGAAGGCACGTCCACGAGCACATACATCATCACTATCATCATTATCACGCCGAGGCCCTGGTTTAA
- the Nkd gene encoding uncharacterized protein Nkd isoform X2 → MAVWRAVVGTNTEGSDSEELLTGVPTACNVSSPPTTESQPILIPPVESPQVAPDSTSVPAGPTANDEQPTCGTTKQLSFEEFECDVSVADGDRRRQEFSFTLYDFDGHGKITKDDIAGLVTTIYDTLGASIQVPPCGSKTIKVKLTVSPDQRASSSSSQAPRNAAGTCLNATQTPQAATLPGHQPNPSSCCHLKHAAPCSHATAAATARHGASRVPRRRRVTRYRCQTERKEVETHSEDDDENARTNRVQQEELRRRVGPVPHLPSPYSNSSEGDVSDDSDTSPAFSPLTPLLTTNQRKRSGALQRQQLLEIIQANMEKNNLSFHTSRKRHQNEQSRIPSHSPHVENPNHNNQDCHTSLEPRQTAANYHKPIRESTHHSVSFPKTPVKSRSANLRKTRHATPRNNATHSSPQTYATYSQILNRNVIAPTTVYNDTPQHTPSSGNTHRNIVNLVPNNNQQTANHQTITNNHNNLQRNDAQFVNTQQCGRASKKHQLKHATREQDQARAMAQVVRWLEREFSQNAVTATSSRRHVHEHIHHHYHHYHAEALV, encoded by the exons ATGGCGGTATGGCGCGCGG TCGTAGGGACCAATACGGAGGGTAGCGATTCGGAGGAATTGCTCACGGGCGTCCCGACGGCCTGCAACGTTTCGTCACCACCGACGACGGAGTCGCAACCGATTTTAATTCCTCCCGTGGAGTCGCCGCAGGTTGCGCCCGATAGTACGAGCGTACCTGCAGGACCTACCGCTAACGATGAACAGCCTACTTGCGGTACAACGAAACAGCTTAGTTTCGag GAATTCGAGTGCGACGTGTCGGTCGCGGATGGTGACAGGAGGCGGCAGGAGTTCTCCTTCACTCTGTACGACTTCGACGGGCACGGGAAGATCACCAAGGACGACATAGCTGGTTTGGTGACCACCATTTACGACACGCTAGGCGCCTCGATCCAAGTACCGCCGTGCGGCAGTAAGACGATCAAGGTGAAGCTGACGGTGTCGCCGGATCAGCGggccagcagcagcagcagccagGCGCCGCGCAATGCCGCCGGCACCTGCCTAAATGCCACGCAAACGCCACAGGCCGCTACGCTGCCCGGTCACCAGCCCAACCCGTCGTCCTGCTGCCATTTGAAGCACGCCGCCCCGTGCAGCCACGCAACAGCGGCGGCCACCGCTCGGCATGGCGCGAGCAGAGTTCCTAGAAGGAGAAGAGTAACGCGGTATCGTTGTCAG ACCGAGCGAAAAGAAGTGGAGACCCACAGCGAGGACGACGATGAGAATGCCCGAACGAATCGAGTGCAGCAGGAGGAGCTTCGTAGGAGAGTCGGTCCGGTGCCCCATTTACCATCTCCCTATTCAAATAGCTCGGAGGGTGATGTGAGCGATGATAGTGACACTTCCCCCGCGTTCTCGCCATTAACGCCGCTTCTTACGACGAATCAGAGGAAACGCAGCGGCGCCCTACAAAGGCAACAATTGCTGGAGATTATTCAGGCCaacatggaaaaaaataatctcagTTTTCACACATCACG GAAACGGCACCAAAACGAACAATCGCGCATTCCATCTCATAGTCCCCACGTAGAAAACCCGAATCATAATAATCAGGATTGTCACACATCTCTGGAGCCTCGTCAAACGGCCGCGAACTATCACAAACCAATCCGGGAGAGTACTCATCATTCCGTGTCGTTTCCCAAAACGCCGGTCAAATCGCGGTCGGCGAATCTCAGAAAAACGCGGCACGCGACACCGAGAAACAACGCGACGCATTCCTCTCCTCAGACCTACGCGACGTATTCGCAGATACTGAATCGTAATGTGATCGCTCCGACAACGGTCTACAACGACACGCCGCAGCACACCCCTAGCAGCGGCAATACTCACCGCAACATCGTCAACCTCGTGCCCAACAATAATCAGCAAACGGCTAATCATCAGACGATTACCAATAATCACAACAACTTGCAGCGCAACGACGCGCAATTTGTGAATACGCAACAATGCGGCAGAGCGAGCAAGAAGCATCAGCTGAAGCACGCCACGCGGGAGCAAGATCAAGCCCGAGCGATGGCGCAAGTCGTGCGTTGGCTCGAACGTGAATTCTCGCAGAACGCGGTGACGGCCACGTCCAGCCGAAGGCACGTCCACGAGCACATACATCATCACTATCATCATTATCACGCCGAGGCCCTGGTTTAA